In Persicimonas caeni, a single window of DNA contains:
- a CDS encoding WD40 repeat domain-containing protein: protein MNRTWIAAGAAMALLVAGCSTSQTAQTDGEAVADKSATDAQASEQAGPAALPDFAPAADTPAVESLSWGDDGSLRLGFADGKWAKIDPKAQDASVGEVTGTPAGVVAVSPGAKLALAASNPPVVVRLRDGQTVLRLSTVSDFATGGFLSDGEGLFVVEPHGKLHVWRQGETDLDRVATRDLKKFMARQSPDFTANLSSLSTEALVTETNAMILATASGKVLHWKPSKPGEIATVVKLPTAARSFGFDGRYVAATATDGSLRAISLFENSFLSWSMKERGEMVAASPKLQDKFVVADAGSLALRGFADGATDWKAALPEGELCGLAFSPQADTLAVCVDSGVVLVEPQTGKTRAALRRSGDAIEWR, encoded by the coding sequence ATGAATCGAACGTGGATCGCCGCAGGCGCCGCAATGGCGCTCCTCGTCGCTGGTTGCAGCACCTCTCAAACTGCCCAGACAGACGGCGAGGCCGTCGCCGACAAGAGCGCAACGGACGCGCAGGCCAGCGAGCAGGCCGGACCGGCCGCGCTGCCCGACTTCGCGCCCGCTGCAGACACCCCGGCGGTCGAAAGCTTGAGCTGGGGCGACGACGGCTCGCTTCGTCTGGGCTTTGCCGACGGCAAGTGGGCCAAGATCGACCCGAAGGCGCAGGACGCCTCGGTCGGCGAGGTCACCGGAACGCCCGCAGGCGTCGTGGCCGTCTCGCCGGGCGCCAAACTCGCCCTGGCCGCCAGCAACCCGCCGGTGGTCGTGCGCCTGCGCGACGGCCAGACCGTGTTGCGATTGAGTACGGTGTCCGACTTCGCCACCGGCGGGTTTTTGTCAGACGGCGAGGGCCTGTTTGTCGTCGAGCCTCACGGCAAGCTGCACGTATGGCGCCAGGGCGAGACCGACCTCGACCGCGTGGCCACCCGCGACCTCAAGAAGTTCATGGCCCGCCAGTCGCCCGATTTCACCGCCAACCTGTCGTCGCTGTCCACCGAGGCGCTGGTGACCGAGACCAACGCGATGATCCTGGCGACCGCCTCGGGCAAAGTCCTCCACTGGAAGCCCAGCAAGCCCGGCGAGATCGCCACGGTCGTCAAATTGCCCACCGCCGCCCGCTCGTTCGGCTTCGACGGCCGCTACGTCGCCGCGACCGCCACCGACGGCAGCCTGCGCGCGATCAGCTTGTTCGAGAACAGCTTTTTGTCGTGGAGCATGAAGGAGCGCGGCGAGATGGTCGCCGCCTCGCCGAAGCTGCAGGACAAGTTCGTCGTCGCCGACGCGGGGTCGCTCGCCCTGCGCGGGTTCGCTGACGGCGCCACCGACTGGAAGGCGGCACTCCCCGAAGGCGAGCTGTGCGGGCTGGCGTTCTCGCCGCAGGCCGACACCTTGGCTGTATGCGTCGACTCGGGCGTGGTGCTCGTCGAGCCCCAAACGGGCAAGACGCGCGCGGCGCTGCGACGCAGCGGCGACGCCATCGAATGGCGTTGA
- a CDS encoding deoxynucleoside kinase produces the protein MPDLTHEFPRYIVIEGPIGVGKTTLVNLLAERYRANTVLEIFEENPFLAKFYGDRDAYAFQTEMFFLLSRYKQQEQFSQRDLFSTLSVSDYLFVKCRLFASLTLSDHELSLYDRMYNILTEQVPTPDVVVHLHAPLEILHERINKRGRSYEQDMDLEYLDRLRGLYHNFFAHYEDTPLVEVDTADVHFAEEPDAVEELMDRIQRAYQASKAPPKAIEF, from the coding sequence ATGCCTGATTTAACCCACGAATTCCCCCGTTACATCGTCATTGAAGGCCCCATCGGCGTCGGCAAGACGACCCTGGTCAACCTGCTCGCCGAGCGGTACCGGGCGAACACCGTGCTCGAGATTTTCGAGGAGAATCCCTTTCTGGCCAAGTTCTACGGCGACCGCGACGCGTACGCCTTCCAGACCGAGATGTTCTTTTTGCTCAGCCGCTACAAGCAGCAGGAGCAATTCAGCCAGCGCGATCTCTTCTCGACGCTGTCGGTCAGCGACTACCTGTTCGTCAAATGCCGGCTCTTCGCCAGCCTGACGCTGTCGGACCACGAGCTGTCGCTGTACGACCGCATGTACAATATCCTCACTGAGCAGGTCCCCACCCCCGACGTGGTCGTGCACTTGCACGCCCCGCTCGAGATCCTGCACGAGCGTATCAACAAGCGCGGGCGCTCCTACGAACAGGACATGGACCTGGAGTACCTCGACCGGCTGCGCGGGCTGTACCACAACTTCTTCGCCCACTACGAAGACACCCCGCTCGTCGAGGTCGACACCGCCGACGTGCACTTCGCCGAAGAGCCCGACGCGGTCGAAGAGCTCATGGACCGTATCCAGCGCGCTTATCAGGCCAGCAAAGCCCCGCCCAAGGCGATTGAGTTTTAA
- a CDS encoding serine/threonine-protein kinase: MSSTLIELPPELSEADANSTVEYVEAESVEEFAHKTHISDEEVLNRVLLPGREFGPYRILGFIASGGMGEIYAAERRMRDGSRRRPVALKVISPEHAHDWRIVERFKREASISKAIRSENVIRVYEFGETDGGKTFLSMELLAGEELFERLCRVRTLALDELADLALQVLQGLSDIHKAGFIHRDIKPENVFLSRRPDGSEVVKILDFGIAKRRSERSDPLLSVAGQIYGTPEYLAPEQAINPDVDPRADIYSVGVMLYEAASGSLPFHGDTSYSVIASHQNDPVPSLPSAVDPEFAEIVYTALAKNPADRFQTADEMAHVLGRWREQTSWVEELPGVSDLAFDDVFDSQDLMPDESPTRVQSKTRVSERAATQHYEKPKGRNKPEQQGPIGLNDLSDPQFYLGDESPDEAFEKVSVSKARERQRKRAGAQKRQRPADATAEMSRPDDASLRRQAKAQRQRDKRQRQQNKRQPKRRHPTPEQRRDAADEPTAVVSRSDVRLAEETSSSGSRTAQVVTWVTVLIILAAIAWTFYEPSGSADAETSAVESPAEATAPAD; encoded by the coding sequence ATGAGCTCCACACTAATTGAACTACCTCCGGAGCTCTCAGAGGCCGACGCTAACTCGACCGTCGAGTACGTTGAAGCCGAGAGCGTCGAGGAGTTCGCCCACAAGACGCACATCTCCGACGAGGAGGTGCTCAACCGGGTCTTACTACCAGGAAGGGAGTTCGGCCCCTACCGCATCCTCGGGTTTATCGCCTCGGGTGGTATGGGGGAGATCTATGCCGCCGAGCGTCGCATGCGCGACGGCAGCCGCCGTCGTCCCGTCGCCTTGAAAGTCATCAGCCCCGAGCATGCGCACGACTGGCGCATTGTCGAACGCTTCAAGCGCGAAGCGAGCATCTCGAAGGCGATCCGCTCCGAAAACGTCATTCGGGTCTACGAGTTTGGCGAGACCGATGGCGGCAAGACCTTCTTGTCGATGGAGCTTCTGGCCGGCGAGGAGCTCTTCGAGCGGCTGTGTCGGGTGCGCACGTTGGCGCTCGACGAGCTGGCCGATCTGGCGCTGCAGGTGCTCCAGGGATTGAGCGACATCCACAAAGCTGGCTTCATCCACCGCGACATCAAGCCCGAGAATGTCTTTTTGTCGCGCCGGCCCGACGGCTCCGAGGTCGTCAAGATCTTGGACTTCGGCATCGCCAAGCGTCGCAGCGAGCGCTCCGATCCGTTGTTGAGCGTGGCCGGCCAGATCTACGGCACGCCCGAGTATTTGGCTCCCGAGCAGGCGATCAACCCGGACGTCGACCCGCGCGCAGACATCTACAGCGTCGGGGTAATGCTCTACGAGGCCGCCTCGGGGAGCCTGCCGTTCCACGGCGACACCTCCTACTCGGTGATCGCTTCGCATCAAAACGATCCGGTGCCGTCGCTCCCCTCGGCGGTCGACCCCGAATTCGCCGAAATCGTCTATACGGCGCTGGCCAAAAACCCCGCCGACCGCTTCCAAACCGCCGACGAGATGGCGCACGTGCTCGGCCGCTGGCGAGAGCAGACCAGTTGGGTCGAAGAGTTGCCGGGCGTCTCGGATCTTGCCTTCGACGACGTGTTCGACAGCCAAGACTTGATGCCCGACGAATCGCCCACGCGCGTTCAGTCGAAGACGCGCGTCAGTGAGCGCGCGGCGACGCAGCATTACGAAAAGCCCAAAGGGCGCAACAAGCCCGAGCAACAGGGCCCCATCGGGCTGAACGATCTCTCCGACCCTCAATTTTACCTGGGTGACGAGTCGCCCGACGAGGCCTTCGAGAAGGTGAGCGTCTCCAAGGCCCGCGAGCGTCAGCGCAAGCGCGCTGGCGCCCAGAAGCGCCAGCGTCCGGCCGACGCCACCGCCGAGATGTCTCGCCCCGACGATGCGTCTTTGCGTCGACAGGCGAAGGCCCAACGTCAGCGAGACAAGCGCCAACGCCAGCAAAACAAGCGTCAGCCAAAGAGACGCCACCCGACCCCCGAGCAGCGACGCGACGCGGCCGACGAGCCCACCGCCGTGGTCTCTCGAAGCGACGTGCGCTTGGCCGAGGAGACGAGCAGCAGTGGCTCACGCACCGCCCAGGTAGTGACGTGGGTGACCGTGCTCATCATCCTGGCAGCCATCGCTTGGACCTTCTACGAGCCGTCGGGCTCGGCCGATGCTGAGACCTCGGCCGTCGAGTCGCCGGCCGAGGCGACCGCCCCTGCCGACTGA
- the orn gene encoding oligoribonuclease — protein MARSDNLVWIDLEMSGLDPEMDVILEIATIVTGPDLRIIAEGPNLVIHQPEEIIDGMDEWNTTHHGDSGLIDRVRESELTLSEVETRTLEFVQAYTEEGKAPLCGNTIGQDRRFLYKYMPRLSSWLHYRNVDVSSIKELVSRWYPEEMHAPTKKSNHRALDDIRGSIEELKWYRDYVFVSQY, from the coding sequence ATGGCACGCAGCGACAATCTGGTCTGGATCGATCTGGAGATGTCCGGGCTCGATCCCGAGATGGACGTCATTCTAGAGATCGCCACGATCGTGACCGGTCCGGACCTGAGAATCATCGCCGAAGGCCCGAACCTGGTGATCCACCAGCCCGAGGAGATCATCGATGGGATGGACGAGTGGAACACCACCCACCACGGCGACTCGGGGCTCATCGATCGGGTGCGCGAGTCGGAGTTGACCCTGAGTGAAGTCGAGACGAGGACCCTCGAGTTCGTGCAGGCGTACACCGAAGAGGGCAAAGCGCCGCTGTGCGGCAACACCATCGGCCAGGACCGCCGGTTTCTGTACAAGTACATGCCCCGGCTGAGCTCCTGGCTGCACTACCGCAACGTCGACGTCTCCTCCATCAAGGAGCTTGTGAGCCGCTGGTATCCCGAGGAGATGCACGCGCCGACCAAGAAGTCGAACCACCGCGCCCTCGACGATATCCGCGGCTCCATCGAAGAGCTGAAGTGGTATCGCGACTACGTCTTCGTCAGCCAGTACTGA
- the cheB gene encoding chemotaxis-specific protein-glutamate methyltransferase CheB encodes MNPTRILIAEDSSLFATVLREMIEPEPDMEIVAMAQNGKKAVELCAELQPDLVLMDIHMPVMDGLTATARIMARCPTPILVITADPYRGGVDLSFKALSAGALDLVAKPDEVPMREAERLELLRKMRILSEVPVVRHVRDSLGSARRSKPAPKESTPAKKSQETKKTKNAKLAGESTPVVGIAASTGGPKALAQLLGELPADFPAPILLVQHITRGFSTHLTRWLDANSALRVVEAQHGQPIRAGHVYVAPTEMQMELTASRFLKVYDGPAVAGHRPSGDVLLRSLARHVAPRAVGVVLSGMGQDGAFGMAALYRSGSITLVQDEESSVVYSMPRSALERGVVSEVVALDQMADKLGSVVKKLAEEGS; translated from the coding sequence TTGAATCCTACGCGTATCCTCATCGCCGAAGACAGCTCGCTCTTTGCGACCGTCTTGCGCGAGATGATCGAGCCCGAGCCCGACATGGAGATCGTGGCGATGGCTCAGAACGGCAAGAAGGCCGTCGAGCTGTGCGCCGAGTTGCAGCCCGACTTGGTCTTGATGGACATCCATATGCCGGTGATGGACGGGCTGACGGCCACCGCGCGCATCATGGCGCGTTGCCCGACGCCTATTTTGGTGATCACGGCCGATCCGTACCGCGGCGGGGTCGACCTGTCGTTCAAGGCGCTGTCGGCGGGCGCGCTCGACCTGGTCGCCAAGCCCGACGAGGTGCCGATGCGCGAGGCCGAGCGCCTCGAGCTTCTGCGCAAGATGCGCATTCTGTCGGAGGTGCCCGTGGTGCGCCACGTGCGCGACAGCCTCGGCAGCGCTCGACGCAGCAAACCTGCGCCCAAAGAGTCGACGCCTGCCAAGAAGAGCCAAGAGACCAAAAAGACCAAGAACGCCAAGCTCGCCGGCGAGTCGACCCCGGTGGTCGGCATCGCCGCGTCGACCGGCGGCCCCAAGGCCCTCGCCCAGCTCTTGGGCGAGCTTCCCGCCGACTTCCCGGCGCCCATTTTGCTCGTCCAGCACATCACCCGCGGCTTCTCGACTCACCTGACGCGCTGGCTCGACGCCAACAGCGCCTTGCGCGTGGTCGAGGCCCAGCACGGCCAGCCCATCCGCGCGGGGCACGTGTACGTGGCGCCCACCGAGATGCAGATGGAGCTGACGGCGTCGCGCTTTTTGAAGGTCTACGACGGCCCGGCCGTCGCCGGCCACCGCCCCAGCGGCGACGTGCTGCTGCGAAGCCTCGCCCGCCACGTCGCCCCGCGTGCGGTGGGCGTGGTCTTGAGCGGCATGGGCCAGGACGGCGCGTTCGGCATGGCCGCGCTGTACCGCAGCGGCAGCATCACGCTCGTCCAGGACGAGGAGAGCTCGGTGGTCTACAGCATGCCGCGCTCGGCGCTCGAGCGTGGGGTCGTCAGCGAGGTCGTCGCCCTCGACCAGATGGCCGACAAGCTCGGCTCGGTCGTCAAGAAGCTGGCTGAGGAGGGCTCATGA
- a CDS encoding cytochrome-c peroxidase produces the protein MRKTGSEVLQHTLPITLLIGLLAAASSGCGPDEPPRPEPEPELTVEEQIAVGIEAWDIEPLPEAEPQDPAKVELGRMLFFDRILSGNLDTSCASCHHPREMTSDDIPLSAGTGAEVDGQKRRLGQGRTWTARNSTELFNRGVSAWRTQFWDMRIRTTDDGHLLTPAGSRLPDGLDNLLAAQAMFPVTERDEMRGERWDTDIHGEPNELGRIVDGLFNQMWSKLMVRLLENDEYRRLFAQAYPDEPVDEMGFEYAANAIAAFEIEAFSAGPSPWDRYVAGEQGALSEPQKRGAAVFFGKGECAQCHSGTLLTDQKPYNLAVPQFGPGRDPDEPLDIGFGRVSNDPDYNFAFRTPSLRNAALTPPYMHNGAYETIEEAIRHHLDPVASLKGYDPSHLEGDLSEMMHDDPALQERILATLSPQMHEPPQLTDAEVDDLVAFMDALTGEGADDTIDVVPESVPSGLPLDQ, from the coding sequence ATGCGCAAAACTGGGTCCGAGGTGCTGCAGCACACGCTGCCTATCACGCTGCTGATCGGGCTGCTCGCCGCAGCCTCGAGCGGCTGTGGCCCCGACGAGCCGCCTCGCCCGGAGCCCGAGCCCGAGCTGACGGTCGAAGAGCAGATCGCGGTGGGCATCGAGGCGTGGGACATCGAGCCGCTGCCCGAGGCCGAGCCGCAAGATCCTGCCAAGGTCGAGCTGGGCCGAATGCTCTTCTTCGACCGCATCTTGAGTGGAAATCTGGACACCTCGTGTGCCTCGTGCCACCACCCCCGCGAGATGACCAGCGACGATATCCCGCTGAGCGCAGGCACCGGCGCCGAGGTCGACGGCCAAAAGCGTCGGCTCGGCCAGGGCCGCACGTGGACGGCGCGCAATTCGACCGAGCTGTTCAACCGCGGCGTCTCCGCCTGGCGCACCCAATTCTGGGACATGCGCATTCGCACCACCGACGACGGCCACCTGCTCACCCCGGCCGGCTCACGGCTGCCCGACGGGCTCGACAACCTGCTCGCCGCCCAGGCGATGTTCCCGGTGACCGAGCGCGACGAGATGCGCGGCGAGCGCTGGGACACCGACATTCACGGCGAGCCCAACGAGCTGGGGCGGATCGTCGACGGCCTGTTCAACCAGATGTGGTCGAAGCTGATGGTGCGGCTGCTCGAAAACGACGAGTACCGCCGCCTCTTCGCCCAAGCCTATCCGGACGAGCCCGTCGACGAGATGGGCTTCGAGTACGCCGCCAACGCCATCGCGGCGTTCGAGATCGAGGCGTTCTCGGCCGGCCCGAGCCCCTGGGATCGCTACGTCGCCGGCGAACAGGGCGCGCTCAGCGAGCCCCAAAAGCGCGGCGCCGCCGTCTTTTTCGGCAAAGGCGAGTGCGCTCAATGCCACAGCGGCACGCTGCTGACCGATCAGAAGCCCTACAACTTGGCCGTGCCTCAGTTCGGCCCCGGCCGCGATCCCGACGAGCCGCTCGACATCGGCTTTGGCCGGGTGAGCAACGACCCGGACTACAATTTTGCCTTCCGCACGCCCTCGCTTCGCAACGCCGCGCTCACCCCGCCGTATATGCACAACGGCGCCTACGAGACCATCGAGGAGGCGATTCGCCACCACCTCGACCCGGTCGCCAGCCTGAAGGGATACGACCCGAGCCACCTCGAGGGCGACTTGAGCGAGATGATGCACGACGATCCCGCGCTGCAGGAGCGGATCTTGGCTACCCTCTCCCCGCAGATGCACGAGCCGCCGCAGTTGACCGACGCCGAAGTCGACGATCTGGTCGCGTTCATGGACGCGCTCACCGGCGAGGGAGCCGACGACACGATCGACGTCGTCCCAGAGTCGGTGCCCAGCGGGCTGCCGCTCGATCAATGA
- a CDS encoding CheR family methyltransferase: MSSRSRGYPTPVGEACGLLSSWTGLELRGTAPRRVAEFLRTRAEQLGYASMDEYVDYLSALAPTAEESQQLINLVTNGLTCFWRDKPQLHALETVFGKLSRARGSSETSAPMEPIKVWCAGCSTGEEAYTVAMIAEEHGVPVQVLGSDLNTESLRHARQGTYGEWSLRRTDDAHRQRYFERTGEGRYQISETLRRSVRFEHHNILSPPPTPGGSSSKDGSPGSQQDTKWDVVMCRNVLIYFSDEAMTKVLGHFADSMHQDGYLLLGSSEQLHTGGIPEALVPFRAARQGGGFVYRLRATPPGRTVAFPPRKPEPEPEPEPSLPTIEFNYPGSLEEDTTEITSDVTTQEAAHELLEMAVAHLDAGRKEAALACCEATASYDPFVPENYCLMAYMLAQEGATAQALETYRKVLFLDPFNWIAAVESARLQMRRGDARQAKRLLRQASEGLNSGRRLSRGTREVAEAMERALTDRDAALEFCEQYLERLRGEKFVDS, encoded by the coding sequence ATGAGCTCGCGAAGCCGTGGTTATCCGACGCCCGTCGGCGAGGCGTGCGGGCTGCTGTCGTCGTGGACCGGCCTCGAGCTTCGGGGCACCGCGCCCCGTCGCGTGGCCGAGTTTCTGCGCACCCGCGCCGAGCAACTGGGCTACGCGTCGATGGACGAGTACGTCGACTACTTGAGCGCGCTCGCGCCCACCGCCGAGGAGTCGCAGCAGCTCATCAACCTGGTGACCAACGGGCTGACCTGCTTCTGGCGAGACAAGCCCCAGTTGCACGCCTTGGAGACCGTCTTCGGCAAGCTCAGCCGCGCGCGCGGGTCGAGCGAGACGAGTGCGCCCATGGAGCCCATCAAGGTATGGTGCGCCGGCTGCTCGACCGGCGAGGAGGCCTACACCGTGGCGATGATCGCCGAGGAGCACGGCGTGCCCGTGCAGGTACTCGGCTCCGACCTGAACACCGAGTCGCTGCGCCACGCCCGCCAGGGCACCTACGGCGAGTGGAGCTTGCGACGCACCGACGACGCCCACCGCCAGCGCTACTTCGAGCGCACCGGCGAGGGGCGCTATCAGATCTCGGAGACCCTTCGACGGTCGGTGCGCTTCGAGCACCACAATATCTTGTCGCCGCCGCCCACGCCCGGCGGCTCATCGAGCAAGGACGGCTCACCGGGCAGCCAGCAAGACACCAAGTGGGACGTGGTCATGTGCCGAAACGTCCTCATCTACTTTTCGGACGAGGCGATGACGAAGGTGCTCGGCCACTTCGCCGACAGCATGCACCAGGACGGCTATTTGCTGCTCGGCTCGAGCGAACAGCTGCACACCGGCGGCATCCCCGAGGCGCTCGTGCCCTTTCGCGCAGCGCGCCAGGGCGGTGGCTTCGTCTACCGTTTGCGCGCGACCCCGCCCGGGCGCACCGTGGCGTTCCCTCCCCGCAAGCCCGAGCCCGAGCCCGAGCCCGAGCCGAGCCTGCCGACCATCGAATTCAACTATCCGGGGTCGCTCGAAGAGGACACCACCGAGATCACCAGCGACGTCACCACCCAGGAGGCCGCCCACGAGCTGCTCGAGATGGCCGTCGCCCACCTCGACGCCGGGCGCAAGGAAGCCGCACTCGCCTGCTGCGAGGCCACCGCCTCCTACGATCCTTTCGTCCCCGAAAACTACTGCTTGATGGCGTATATGCTCGCCCAGGAGGGCGCCACCGCCCAGGCGCTCGAGACTTACCGCAAGGTGTTGTTTCTGGACCCGTTCAACTGGATCGCGGCCGTCGAGAGTGCGCGCTTGCAGATGCGCCGCGGCGACGCCCGGCAGGCCAAACGCCTGCTGCGCCAGGCCAGCGAGGGATTGAACTCGGGGCGACGGCTGTCGCGAGGCACGCGCGAGGTCGCCGAGGCGATGGAGCGCGCCCTGACCGACCGCGACGCGGCGCTAGAGTTCTGCGAGCAGTACCTGGAGCGACTTCGCGGCGAGAAATTCGTCGACTCCTGA
- a CDS encoding hybrid sensor histidine kinase/response regulator codes for MSQPHRAPASIPATPPNEGERLETLYRLDILDTAPEPAFDQLAALARQLTRAPHAMVSFIDERRQWYKAKSGSDLDEIPREDAFCSHAILVNEPTIVADTLDDERFCEHPLVIGPPHVRFYAGFPVRIDGNALGTLCVLGPEPHELSDQECEGLAALRDQVEAQLNLREALRESERLRRETIEQAQQLELTHKRLAQVDKTQALGRMAGGIAHDFNNILTIIRTCADFLLRELQPDAHLREDADDIVAATIRASALTRQLLAFGRAQALDPRVVALDEIVAPMQKLLRRVVPEEIDLHTRLDAADAYLHVDPSQLEQVVVNLVLNARDAVQPGGQIAIETTRARLADGEHERIPAGEYGVVRVRDNGIGIDADVVDQIFDPFFSAGEHSSGNGLGLAIVQGVVSQSDGYIDVDAGLDAGVQFEIWLPTTQRDDPAEAKHKTDTAPRSSSATVLLVEDDRLVRKSLRRILRSRDHEVLEAEDAAEAMQLWSVHQDSIDAVVSDVVLPGRRGPDIVADLRRERASLPALFVTGYTGKSDIDVCGPAPTAVLHKPVASDELLAQLEELLG; via the coding sequence ATGTCGCAACCCCATCGGGCTCCGGCCTCAATCCCCGCCACGCCGCCCAATGAAGGCGAGCGCCTCGAGACGCTGTATCGGCTCGATATCCTCGACACGGCGCCCGAGCCGGCATTCGATCAACTCGCGGCGCTGGCGCGTCAGCTGACCCGAGCGCCCCACGCGATGGTGAGTTTCATCGACGAAAGGCGTCAGTGGTACAAGGCAAAATCGGGTTCCGACCTCGACGAAATCCCACGCGAAGACGCCTTTTGTTCCCATGCCATTTTGGTAAACGAGCCCACGATCGTCGCCGATACGCTCGATGACGAGCGTTTCTGTGAGCACCCGCTGGTCATCGGGCCGCCCCACGTTCGGTTTTACGCCGGCTTTCCGGTGCGTATCGACGGCAACGCCCTCGGCACCTTGTGCGTGCTCGGCCCCGAGCCCCACGAGCTGAGCGACCAGGAATGCGAGGGACTCGCCGCGCTGCGCGATCAGGTCGAGGCGCAACTGAACCTGCGCGAGGCGCTGCGCGAATCGGAGCGGCTTCGACGCGAGACCATCGAGCAGGCCCAACAGCTCGAATTGACCCACAAGCGCCTGGCGCAGGTCGACAAGACACAGGCGCTGGGGCGCATGGCCGGCGGGATCGCCCACGACTTCAACAACATCTTGACGATCATCCGCACCTGCGCCGACTTCTTGCTGCGCGAGTTGCAGCCCGACGCGCACCTGCGCGAAGACGCCGACGACATCGTCGCGGCCACCATCCGGGCGTCGGCGCTCACCCGTCAGTTGCTCGCCTTCGGCCGCGCGCAAGCCCTCGACCCGCGCGTGGTGGCGCTCGACGAAATCGTGGCGCCGATGCAAAAGCTGCTCAGGCGTGTCGTCCCGGAAGAGATCGACCTGCACACCCGGCTCGACGCCGCCGACGCCTACCTGCACGTCGACCCCAGCCAGCTCGAGCAGGTGGTCGTCAACCTCGTGCTCAACGCGCGTGACGCCGTGCAGCCGGGCGGGCAGATCGCCATCGAAACCACACGCGCCCGCCTCGCCGACGGCGAGCACGAGCGCATCCCCGCCGGGGAGTACGGGGTGGTGCGCGTACGCGACAACGGCATAGGCATCGACGCCGACGTGGTCGACCAGATCTTCGACCCGTTCTTCTCGGCCGGCGAACACAGCAGCGGCAACGGGCTGGGGCTGGCGATCGTGCAGGGCGTCGTCAGCCAGAGCGACGGATATATCGACGTCGACGCCGGGCTCGACGCCGGCGTCCAATTCGAGATCTGGCTGCCGACCACCCAACGCGACGACCCGGCCGAAGCGAAGCACAAGACCGACACAGCGCCGCGCAGCTCGTCGGCCACGGTGCTGCTGGTCGAGGACGACCGGCTCGTGCGCAAGAGCCTGCGCAGGATCTTGCGCTCACGGGACCACGAGGTGCTCGAGGCCGAGGACGCCGCCGAGGCGATGCAGCTGTGGAGCGTCCACCAGGACAGCATCGACGCTGTGGTCAGCGACGTGGTGCTGCCAGGCCGCCGCGGCCCGGACATCGTGGCCGATCTTCGCCGCGAGCGCGCCTCGTTGCCGGCCCTCTTCGTGACCGGCTACACCGGCAAGAGCGACATCGATGTCTGCGGGCCCGCCCCCACCGCCGTGCTACACAAGCCGGTCGCCTCCGACGAGCTCCTCGCGCAGCTCGAAGAGCTACTTGGTTAG